The DNA window TTAACGAATTATATATCCATTAAGATTAATTAAGATTGACGATAGAGatttaagatatattataattatctattttgacttattttgactagttattatattattaagataagaTCCATAGATTCAGATATATTTGGATTCTCTAATAGATGTGGACGCAAAGGAGATTTGACGTTacataaatagaaaattaaatataaataatttttaataaaaaaatgtgttgataaatataattaatgatgacgaaatataaatttaatttaaattttaaattgtaatataagaaataaataagtaaaaaattaaataaaatttaatacaaatctgtttttaataaatataattaaaatttaaattataaaacaggtataaaagttgtttataattattgaaaaaatatgtttaatttaaaattataatataagaaatttataagtaaaaaattaaataaaaaataataaaattttataaagaatagtttaaattaaaatttaatgaaaataagttaaaatcaaaatttaaattttatttcaataaataaaaaaaatataattttaataaatttaaaacaaatttaaattttattaaaatatggttaatgcaaaatataaaattaaatataagtttaattctaaatttaaaattattaatttttaaaataaattaaaataattgttttaatttaaatttttttgtatttaaaatgtaaattatatttgattaaatagagaAGTTGTAAAATAAactgttaataaatttaatacaaaatggaaaatttaaatcttaaaacAAAACTTACTTTTGTAAACTTGAACTTATAATATATCAAACTAAAAATATCctgcaattaatatatatatatatatatatgtaagtgttaaacaattatatataataatttatatataataatcaaatataaataaaattaatatataagtgtattttatttgaaaaaagaaagCAGAGAAAAAGAGTTGAAGAGTTCATCtttcaaatttttcaaaaaagtgAAAAGAAACAGATCTGATATGGGATTTTTACCTGATAAGACGGGGAAGAACTATTCCGATGAATCTTGAAACCATGTTGTTCGATTCTAGTTCTAGTCCTGCAGAAAGAAAACCCAAACCGAAACATGTAAATTCAATATCAGGAGATGATCCAAGAAAGAATCGggattatatctatataaaattaacaaacaaaGACATAGATAACGGTTGTATGGCTTCCTTCCAATATTAGAATCCGACTGTATCATTCTGGCTACAGAAGAACGAACggaaaaaataaaacagaatCAGAATCAAAGAAAAAAGAACTCTAACTCATAATATATAACAACTTAACAAACATTTCACAAATcagaataaaaatagaaaaggGATCTTCAATCTAATCGAAAACGAACGAACAACATTAATCTCAAGAATATCGATCAAATTCAACAATTAAATCAAGAAAATCGTTAAAATACAAACAGTAAATAGGGTTGGAACAAGAAAATCGTTCAAATTCAAACAATGAAGAAGAACTGATCTGGAATTTTTACCTGATCAAAACGACGATCGATCAACCTTCCTTCTTGAATCGCTTCCTCTCCAAAACCCAAAATCTTTAATCCCTCCCCCAAAACCCTTCTCTTCTCTTTGCAAATAATGAAAACGTCAATATTTATAAGGAGGACTGGGCTGGGCCCGGCCGGACCCATCTCTTCTCTTTGCAAATATTTATAAGGAGAATTGGGCTGGACTGACCGGACCCCTCATCTCTTTTGGGCTGgagttaactttttttttcttcttaaatactgagtatttatttatataacatacaaaaatatatatatatatatatatatatttataatgacattaaaaataataataaattaaattaatatttttaatatacaaataaaacatataatgttttttatacaaatttaaatgttaatataaaataaaaaaatagtacatataaaatttttataatcacattaaataatattttttaatataaaaatataatactttgtttatttaaaaaatcaaactaaaattatactttatgtatttaaaaactcaaattaaaattatgttttttttgacataaattatttattaaaaacttaattaaaaatgagtaaaaatgaataaagagaaaaaaaaaaacattgatacATTATTGTGACAAGCCCAAAACTGGAAGAGGAAGATTGAATAGGAACACCAGTTATAATAAATTGATTGAAAAAAGCTTCCTAAAACTTTTGAGGTGATCTAAAACACAATTAGAAACAAACAACTCACATATTGTATCACGCTAACAATTAAATGTTTGAAACAAATTCGAGagaaatgtatcaaaataatttacaaaattagaaactaaaaaacacattttaaattataattagatctaattttaccaaacaaaaaataatttgagcgAATGCAAAAACCTTGATACGAAGAATTTATCATCCAATTGTGGTTTGAACCAATTGTGGTTTGAAGAGAGTATAGATGTTTCAAGAATTGGAGATGTGAGAAAGAATTGTAAGTAGGGTTAGAATTTGGAGAAAACGGAAGAACCACTGAACTCATGTTCGCtggttattttattatataattagtttaggtataatattaaatgagtggagtcttataataattacataatgacataaaaataattacaattaattCCAACAAATTTATCCTATAATATGAATGTGAacctaattttaattaagaaaaatctcatTAATCCAAATTTCATATTGACTTTGAACTGATTGGTGTTAATCCAAAATATTTCTTGCACATAGTCCGCGTTGGTGTCCTAATCTATTGGATCACACTAATCATTTGATGTTTTACCACCTTCTCCTCATTTAAGTGACATTTAAAGCAGAGATTCAATATATAAGACTAGTTAAGAATGAAAAGAACTACACTCACCTTTGTCAAGAGGTAGATAGCATGAAAACGCAACAAATACTGTAGATAAAAATCGAAAAaacaaatatctaaaatataatgttCTCAATCGGTCTTCCCTCATCATtaagtttcaaataaataaaaaaataataaaaatttaaaaacgagATTTAGATTATTTAGCACAAAATAATGTCCTTCACATTGTGTTTTGTCATTGGAAAAGATcctaaacataaaaaaaataccaacAGTCATAAATTTAAGCATGAATGGGTATCACCTTTCCTATTATGTGGAAACAACATCCAATCCTTGTTGACATGAAGGTGCAAGACCATGGTCAATTTATTAAAGGATTAAGTGTCTATCTCACAAAGCATgaatattaactattttattttatggacAGGTTCAAAAATAGGGCCATTAATTGCTAATAGTGATGGATTTAGAGTATTTTTTACTCTACATGATGTATCAAGACTTACAAGAGGCATTTACACCCTCAAGAACCCGGATGAACTGTGATTCAAAACCCAAAAAACAGTTCCCATAAGAGAGTCTAATGCAATTGTTACCTAACTTCACATTTTTAGTAATTTGTCAGCTCTCTTGAAATTAATAACTATAATTCAGATACTAGGAAATATACTAGGAAATGTAAGAAATAAATACACTCATGATGCAGATAATCATAGtaggaagaagaaaaaaattatcattttgacTAGCAAAGAATGAAATACCATTTAACATTCTTGTCAGTATACCAATGTCTAATGGACCGTTGTGACTAGACGATATGTTTTTATCAAACTGCAAATAGTTGCAGCTACATTTAACATGCAGGAATGCAAGAAAAAAAGAGCTATCATCTAACAAAATACCAAACCCTTAAAAATAAGACTGGAAGCAATAATTGGTTGTAGTTTACCGAAAGTTAGTTTCTATGTGTCCATCCAAGCCAGGATTTTTAACATGCAATGAGCCACACCAGTGCCCATCAAACTAATAGCATGCAGCGAAGTAAACGAGATTCAGATGTTTACAATCTGATGTGAGTTTCTTAACTAATACTTGTTTATTAGTTCTCATATATCCTGAATGTTTCTTGGCATGTAATTACCATATTTCAGacaaatataacataatatagTTGAAGATCATACTATCAATATACTGTTTTCCTCTTTTCAAGGAAGAGATAACACGAGAAAAATGAACCACAACAACTTAATTTAAAGTTGGATTCTTTAAGAGTTCATTTTGAAATAAGGCTGAATATGAAGTAAGGATGACATACATACACTAAGAGTTCCAACTATTTCCGGATccattaaatttgaaattgaagTTCAAATTTCTTCAATCACCATGAATGGGGAATCTGAAATAAGGATGACATACATTTAAGAGTTTCAACTCTTTCCGGATCCACTAAATTTGAAACTGAAGTTCAAATTTCTTCGATTAACATGAATGGGGAAATTCCGAAATGTATTGACCGTGAATCCTCGGGCTAACTGTCTCAGATTGTCAGTGATGCCGAATTTCTCAAGATCCGAGAAAGGCAATGAGGCACTGAGAAGAGTGATGGAGGGGATCTTCTTAGTAAGGGACTTAATGCGGTGGTCAGCAACGGCTTTGGCCTCGGCGGCAAACTCCTTGGACCGCGTCTCGGAGACGATATTGGCGATCCTGGTGGAGGTAGTCAGGATTTTTGAGTCCTTTTGGCGGCCTCTTCGGCCAGATTCTTTGTCTTCTTCCATATGTCCATTTGATCGAATCAATTCAATTACTTGCCTGAATTTCTATCGAAATCCCGAAATCAATACTCTCCTTTTCGATTTTGATTCTTCTAGGTGACGACAATCATCAACTTGACCTCTTTCAAAATCTGAATCATCTACAGCCCTCAAATGTATCCATTTTTGTTCCCTCTGCCTCTTTCTTCCACCTCCATTTCTTCCGtctgttatttaaataaataaggattTTAGCTATCATTTTCTGTTAATAGTTTTCTATCAATCGTTTTCTAAATAGgtattttatgaatatttaactAAGTACAGTGGATTTTCTTCGTAAATAAACAAATagagaatttattattttctacatGCATGCATATATTGTGCTAGCTATTGTTTTATGACTATTTAACTGgatcaaatatttttcttctatattgtttgttttttaaataaacatatacaGAAACCTAGCTATAATTTTCTACATGCTTATATTGTGATATATAAATTCCTCGTCCTCCTCGTCTTTGTCTCCGCTACTAATAATATACGTAATATTATAGTCATATAAACTCTCCATATTCGAATTGAATCATACTCATCATCAATATGATCTCTTTCATAATTTGAATGATCATAATCATCCACAACTTCAAATTTATACATCTTTGCTCCATCTCCCGCTTTCTTTCacttatctttttttaaataaacaaataaagaatCTATATAATTTTCTACATACATATATTGTGCTGTTTTTTATGactatttaactaattaagtaTAATTGATCAAATGTTTTTCGTACTATCTCTTTTATAAACAAAACATATCAAGaacatatcatttttttatcaatcgaTTATATCTACCATTTTCTACATGCATATATTGTGATAGTGATAGAGTTCTTTTGCCATCGTCTCATACATGAAGTCCAAGGTATATGGCGCAGAAGTATCAAAATGCCATGATGATTTGTAGACCATTGGTTTATCCAAACGTTTTCTTGACCCTCACTTGACACTTAGTGACATGAGATTTCTCACATGCTTGATCACTACCCTAGTCAGACCGTGTATGATAGACCGAATATTGTGAACAATATGTTTAACATTAGATTGGACAAATTGATAAGTGatatgaaaaaagaaaagtatTTTGGAGAGGTTGTTTCAGGTACGTACACATCTTATTTTAATGTGTAATGTTAACTTCACTAATTTATTTGAGTGTAGTCTTATATACAATCGAGTTCCAAAAGAGAGGATTGTCGCATGCACATATCCTGATTGTTTTGCATCCTAAAGACAAGTGTCTAATTGTAGCACaaattgataatattatcacaaCTGAATTACTGTACCTTGAGAAAGATAAGACATGATATAGAATTATTGAAGAATATATATGATGTACGGTCCTTGTGGGCTAGCTAGACCTGGATCTCCATGCATGGCAAATAAAAAATGCTTATAATATTACCCTAGACCATTTTGTGGACAAATTGAGATGGATCATGAAACTTTCCCATTATATACACGAATGGACCATGGAAGGGTTGTTGTTAAAAACAACATAGAACTTGATAATCGATACGTCGTTCCATACAATAGAGATTTAATAGTTAAGCATCAAGCCCACATAAATGTTGAATGGTGCAATCGCTTAAAATCAATAAAGTATTTATTCAAAATACATTAACAAGGGTTCGGATAGAGCAAGAACCTTAATATTTAGTAACAATCAGAATGAGGAACCATTAAGGTTCGTGCTTTATCTGAACCCTTGTTAATgcatttgaataaaaaaaagtattgatCTTAAGCTATTGAGTTTGGAATAAATCACTATATGCTTGGAGAAAACATAAACGATGTCATAATGTTGGTCAACTATCATATGCGCACCCAACTAGTGGAAAACACGATTATTTAAGGATGTTGTTAGGGTGCTattgattttgaaaacattAGAAAAATTGATGATATTGTATACCCATCGTATAAATGAGCTTGTTATTCTTTAGGCTTACTTGGTGATGATAGAGAATGGAATGAAGCGATAAAGAAATCTTCTATTTAGGCTACAGGGAGACAAATTTGTCATATATTTGCTACACTCTTAATTTATTGTGAAGTCGTAGATTCTGCTATGTTATggactaataatttttatatacttaCAGAagatgtaataattattttacgAAAAACATGCAACTCTAGGAACCACAATTCAGATCATAGTCAAGTAACAAGTCATGCATTATTATGCATTATTGTAGATAGAAGAAATACTTCAAAGGGCACGCAAATCTTTGATGGATTTTCATGGGATGGAGTTACCGAATTTTAATTCCTTACATGAACTTGGTAATAGTCTGGTACATGATGAATTGCATTGCAATAGATATGAATTGTATGATcaacataaaaataatgtcaaacaTCTAAATGAACTTCAAATTGACATTTACAACTGTGTGATCGAACCAACTTTGAATAAATTAGGAAATTGTTATTTTGTCTATGGACATGGGGCACATGTAGAACTTTTCTGTGGAAAAAAGTGATAAATCGGTTGCAGTTTTATGGCCGCATTGTACATGTGGTAGCAAATTCTTGAAtaacatcattattattattacctaGTGGTTGAACATCCCATTCTAGATTTGTTAATCTGTGTAAACTGGATTCGGAGGCTGTATGTGATATCAAGCATGGGACTGCAAATActgaactttaaaaaaaaaaaaaaaaaaaaaaaaaacatcattaattatatGGAATGAGGCTCCTATGGCTCATAAATATTGTTTAGAGGCTTTAGATATGACTTTGAGAAATATAACGAGTTTTTGTGATACAAAAAATGTTGATAAATTCTTTGGTGGGATAACATTGGCATTGATTGGTGACTTTTGCCAAATTTTGATCGGGGTGTATTAGAATATAGAAGAAGATTGTATTGAATGCTATTGAATCGTATCTTTGAGTTACATAGGTTATGTCtaatatatagacattaaattaaacttgtaaggaaactaatataataatataatattaatattatcacaatttatcatattatgataatattttacagttatattatattataacaccCCTCCTCAAACTTAAGATGAAAAACGCTTAAAAAACTTGAGGTTGAAGACAATCGAGATGTTAAAATGTTGATGATGTATTCTTCAAGCTTCAGAAACTCGTAAGTGTTTAAATCCATCAAATTACTTGATGATAGTGTGTTGACAGAAGAAAACTAGCAAAGAAAGTAAATCTCATGGGCATTGAATGCtgggtgaaacaacaaccgaGAAGAAACTCCGAAGTTACTCGTGAATCTCAAGATCCATCCAATAATGGGATTACAATGTGTTGCCTAAAATTAAAAACCATCGAAGAAGGTAGTCCCATGGGAATAAAATGTTAGGTAAAACAACACCTAAAAATAAACCCATCCTAACAGAAGAATGGTAGTTTATTGACTAAATAACGTCAATAAACACATATGATTGGATTAAGACCAATAAAAATATAGGCATTTACTATTGGGATAAAGCAACAACTGAAAACAAAACTCAGAGATTGTGATTGGCAAAAAAAATAAGAtcatcaacaaaattatttgaaaaaatatatattattaaaatataataataataaatagagcATTATTAGAGCCTCCATCAATGACTAATATAACTATTGATGGAGACATCAAAAGACTAAAAATGAAACCTCTCACCGagagagctctgataccatattAGAATAAGAAGAAAGATTGTATTAGAATGATATTGAATTGTGTTTTTGAGTTACATAGGTTAGGtctaatatatagatattagattaaacttataaaaaagctaatataatatttatattatcataatgtgataatattttaccAACATATTATATTCTAACCGGGTGATATTGTTAATTCTTGCATAAAACAATCTTTTTCTAAATGCATGTATTGTGCTATTTTCTTATGAATATTTAACTAAGTACAGTGGATCAAATGtctgttttttaaataaacaaatagagaatctattattttctaaatgCATTTATTGTGCTAGCTATTGTTTTATGACTATTTAACTAAGTATAATGGATGAAATGTTTTTCTTCGTactgctttttttttttttaaataaacatataaagaAACCTATAATTTTCTATCTATCATTTTCTACATGCTTATATTGTgatataaattcatataaacTCTCCATATTTGAATCATACTCATCATTAATATGATctcttcaataatttaaataaacaaataaagaatCTGTCATTTTCTACATACATATATTGTGTTGTTTTTTATGACTATTTCACTAAGTATAATTGTTCAAATGTTGTTTTGGTACtctcttttataaataaacatataaagaACATTTCATTGTTTTATCAATCGTTATCTATCATTTTCTACATGCATATATATTGTGATAGTGATAGAGTTATTTTGGCATCGTCTCATACTGGAAGTCCAAGGTATATGGCGCAGAATTATCAAGATGCCATGACGATTTGTAGACCAGTGGTTTATTCAAACGTTTTCTAGACTCTCACGTGACACTTAGTGACATGAGATTGCTCACATGCTTACCCAGACCGTGTATTATAAACCGGATATGGTGAACAATGTGTTTTACATTAGACCGGGTGCATTAATAagtgatattaaaaaataaaagtattttggAGAGATTGTTTCAGGTACGTACATATCTTTATTAATTGTGTTTGAGTGTAGTCTTATATAGTGATGATAGAGAATGGAATGAAGCGATAAAAGAAGCTTCTATTTAGGCTATAGGTAGACAAATTTGTCATTTATTTGCTACACTCTTAATTTATTGTGAAGTCGTAGATTATGCTATGTTATggactaataatttttttatacttacagaagatgtaataattattttacgAAAAACATGCAACTCTAGGAACCACAATTCAGGTCATAGTCAAGTAACAAGTCATGCATTATTTTAGTTTGAAGAAATACTTCAAAGGGCACACAAATCTTTGATGGATTTTCATGGGATGGAGTTACCGAATTTAATTCCTTACATGAACTTAGGTAATAGTCTAGTACATGATGAATTGCATTGCAATAGATATGAATTGTATGATTAAcatcaaaataatgtcaaagTTCTAAATGAACTTCAAATTGACATTTACAAGTGCGTGATCGAACCAACTTTGAATAAATTAGGAAAATGTTATTTTGTCTATGGACATGGGGCACATGTAAAACTTTTCTTTGGAAAAAAGTGATAAATCGGTTGCAGTTTTATGGCCGCATTGTACATGTGGTAGCAACTTCTTCAATAACATCATTATTATTACTTGGTGGTTGAACAACTCATTCTAGATTTTTTATTCCGTGTAAACTGGATTCGGAGGCTGTATGTGTATCAAGCATGGGACTGCAAATGCTGaacttttacaaaaaaaaaaatatatatatatatatatataaatcattatttatatgtaattaGTCACTTATGGCTCATAAATACTATTTTGAGGCTTTAGATAGGACTTTGAGAAACATAATGAGTTTTTGTGATACAAAAAATGGTGATAAAGTCTTTGGTGGGATAACATTGACATTGAGTGGTGACTTTTGCCAAATTTACCTTAATTCTAAAAGGTGGTTAGGGACATTGTTAATGCTTGCATAAAACAATTGTGAAAACATTTTCGTATTTTCAAGTTGTTGCAAAATATGCAACTTTTAATGGGTTTGGTTGAGGAACGCAATAAGATCAAAAACTTTGATGATTAGTTGTTGGCCATCGGAGATGGTGTGTAAAATTCAGTTGAATGCGACTCATGGATAAAAATTCCGAACGAGTTGTTATTGGAGCGTGTTGGTGACGATAATATGACTTTGGTTAATGGTAACTACCCAAATTTCACCACACATTATGATAATGCTAACTATCTGTAGGAGAGAGCTATATTAAGGCCAACAAATGAGGTTGTTGAAGTTGTTAATCAGTTCatattgttggaattaaactaattccattaattaaatggaaataatatttgggctaatgaaattcacaccaaattcaaatgtgaattaagtgtgaaattaattcaaatgaaattcacatgaaattcaaatgtgaattaaagtgaaattaatccaaatgaaattcacatgaaattcaaatgtgaattaaagtgaaattaatccaaatgaaattcacatgaaattcacatgaaattcaaatgtgaattaaggtgaaatttcatccaaatgaaattcacattaaattcattgtgaattaaatttgttaattgttaccactaacataaatgtcttgaatgaggcaattaacaaatagtgttaattgctattgtaactacaaaatatttattgtaggatgtaacttgcaaagatgatgaaaaggcaagcaacgataaccgttggatgaatggatgatggattagtgactgttggattaaagaatcgattatgagtttaattttcaactataaatatcccttcacattgtattcctctccacacatgATCTTATAacttctcactctagaattctaaaagtctttccttgttcttgtgagtattTATTGTTagtgttcttgtgagtgttcttcgagtttcttgactcgaccatctctgtgcgaaacccggtgattgtgattcaggtacttttgtctagttcgttgttgtagtggtttttctgtgctaaattattgcaggttccgttgtaccctgggaagtagccaccgacgaaactctctagcacaaacgggagacggtgaaactgttttaagggaactgtgatttCACAGGTCTTGGAGCAAACGAGAAGACATTTCTTCATCTCATTACATAATCTATTGTATctgttctattatcattttattgtattcatatattatttacgtgtaatttttacgagataagattaccaacaatcttaaaacagtgtCAAATATTACTTATCTCAGATTCTTACACGTTTCTAGTTTTGTACTTCTAACATGAGGATGTCGGTTCCAGCTAACCATCTGGATAAGCCAGAAAAGTTTGATGGCTCAAACTTTGAGAGATGGCAGTAGAAGATGTTATTCTACCTCACGGCCCTAAGTCTTGCGCGATTCCTCACGGAGGATCCTCCCACTCCCAAAATCGATGAGCCAAACGTGGCTTCTTCgtcggatgcaaacgtgcatccGAAAGTTGATGTGCAATCGGCTTCGTCCATTGATGCTTGGCACCATTCAGATTttttatgtagaaattacgtgTTGAATGACTTATCAGATTCATTGTACAATGTGTACAATGAAAAGAATACGGCCAAAGAACTATGGCAATCTCTTGAACGTAAGTACAAAACAGAAGATGCGGGTGCAAAAAATTTATGGTCGGTCGATTTTAGGACTATAAAATGGTAGATTCAAGACTGgtcattaaacaagttcaagagatCCAAGTTATTTTGCACGAAATGCATGCCGAGGGCATGAATTTAGGAGAAACTTTCCAAGTGGCGGCTATTATTGAGAAGTTGCCACCGTCTTGGAACGATTTCAAAAATTACCTTAAGCACAAGCGAAAGGAGATGAACGTAGAAGAATTGGTAATTCGTCTACgcattgaaaaagaaaataaaagcgtCTCAAAGAAATACTTTAGTCAACATGTGGCTAAAGAAAATATGGTTGAACATGGtaaagacaagaagaaacaAAATTCTTTTGTCAAAAACTGGAACCTTAATCCTAAAGGAGGAATTTATGAGAAGTTCACAGGCAAGTGTTTCAATTGCAATGGCATGGGCCATAGATCTTCCGATTGCAAGAAGTGGAGAAGAGTTCGAGAGGCTAACTTGACTCAAGGATTATCGGACATGGATCTATGTGCGATGATATCTGAGGTTAACTTGGTGGGGGTCTAATCCACGAGAGTGGTGGGTTGATAAAGGAGCTACAAGACATGTTTTCTCCAACAAAGAAGTATTTTCAAGCCTCGAAGATGTGAAGAATGGTGAAAAGTTTTTCATGGGGAATTCTGCCACTTCTAACATACAAGGTGAAGGAAAAGTGGTGTTATGGTTGTCTTCAGGGAAATAtttaacattgactaatgtttTGTATGTTCCGGAGATTCGAAAAAATTTGATATCCAGATCTCTTCTAAGTAAGCATGGttttagaattgtgattgagacggatataattattttatccaaaggtGGAATGTTTATAGGTAGAGGTTATGCTACTGATGGACTTTTTAAGCTAAATGTAATGGCAGTTAAGCCAATtatgaatgaaaagaataagtcttcaatttatttgttggagtcttccattttatggcatggtagactaggtcatattaattatgatttgatgCATCGATTAATAAAACTGAATAGTATGCCTACATTCGAAATGGATAAGAAACACAGgtgtgaaatttgtgttgaagcgaaattgacgagatcatcctttcgaaacgttgaaagaagtaatagaccgcttgatttaattcatacagatgtgtgtgatttaaaaagtaCATCAGCACGTGGTGGAGGAAAACACTTCATTACTTGtattgatgataacacaaaatattgttatgtgtatattcttaaaagtaaaaatgaaGCCATAGAGAAATTTACTCTctataaaaatgaggttgaaaaccaACTTGGTAAAAAGATCAAGGTGTTAAGAAATGATAGAGAaggtgaatatgaatcacctttTGCCGAGCTATGTGCTCAACATGGTATAATCCATGAGAC is part of the Impatiens glandulifera chromosome 1, dImpGla2.1, whole genome shotgun sequence genome and encodes:
- the LOC124942933 gene encoding uncharacterized protein LOC124942933, with the translated sequence MEEDKILTTSTRIANIVSETRSKEFAAEAKAVADHRIKSLTKKIPSITLLSASLPFSDLEKFGITDNLRQLARGFTVNTFRNFPIHVNRRNLNFSFKFSGSGKS
- the LOC124921318 gene encoding uncharacterized protein LOC124921318; translated protein: MLFYLTALSLARFLTEDPPTPKIDEPNVASSSDANVHPKVDVQSASSIDAWHHSDFLCRNYVLNDLSDSLYNVYNEKNTAKELWQSLEHSRLVIKQVQEIQVILHEMHAEGMNLGETFQVAAIIEKLPPSWNDFKNYLKHKRKEMNVEELVIRLRIEKENKSVSKKYFSQHVAKENMVEHGKDKKKQNSFVKNWNLNPKGGIYEKFTGKCFNCNGMGHRSSDCKKWRRVREANLTQGLSDMDLCAMISEVNLVGV